Part of the Fusobacterium sp. DD2 genome, TGCGTGTGGCTCTTAGAAATAAGAAAGCATATAGTACTGAGGATATAATCTCTTATGAAAATCTTAAGATAAACAGAGACTTAAAAAAATTCTATAAAAATGATGTAGAGATACCACTTACTAAAAAAGAGTATGCTCTGGTGGCTTTTTTTATGCTAAATAAAGAGATTGTAGTATCAAGAGAGCATATAATAGAGGATATATGGGGATTTGATTTTGAAGGGGATACGAAGATAATAGATGTATATGTCAATTCCTTGAGAAAAAAGATAGAGAGTGATGGGGAGAAATATATTCACAGTGTAAGAGGTTTTGGTTATATATTTAAGAAAAAAGGAGAATAATTATGAAGAAAATCTCAAAGGAACTTTATAAGAGCTATTTTTATATAATATTTCTATTTGTAGTTTCATTTACTGGGATACTTCTTTTCTTTATTTCATATATAAATAGGAATGCTGGAAGTGATGTAAAAACTTTAGATAGCTTTTTAACTTATGAAACAAGTGAATATGATAAAAAACTGGCTAAGGGGAAAAGTCTGGAAGAACTCTTTCATGATGCTTTAGAAGAGTGTCCTGAGGTATTGGGAACAAATGTTTATTTTATACATGACGGGAAAAAATACTCGAAAAAAGAGGATAATGGAGTTTTAAAGAGCCTTGATTTAGATGTCTTATATGAC contains:
- a CDS encoding response regulator transcription factor: MKKILIMEDDIKIRRILELELEHEGYKVCEAKDGAEGLELFKKEYFDLILLDLMMPRMSGEEVCKKIRETSQIPIIVLTAKEQLLSKVNLLDMGADDYITKPFEIEELFARMRVALRNKKAYSTEDIISYENLKINRDLKKFYKNDVEIPLTKKEYALVAFFMLNKEIVVSREHIIEDIWGFDFEGDTKIIDVYVNSLRKKIESDGEKYIHSVRGFGYIFKKKGE